Proteins encoded in a region of the Ranitomeya imitator isolate aRanImi1 chromosome 9, aRanImi1.pri, whole genome shotgun sequence genome:
- the LOC138649319 gene encoding uncharacterized protein, producing MVSLCFHRTHSSTREAVRPSGAVLCEAPSEQSQPSHSESRSAPPQSGEPAAGPSDVPLAKASVAPSFGSSRQRQRASDRAPMAEFLHLSTIFQNGFKALCDKMCNIERRLENIETDLSRPAKHFFNAIHNGMVEHLTPELQISVMQGCNNVYVSALQQARVMQSATNMPAVPSLAAMTPTPAAEHHHRAPRATATATTEQSPKVQSLTGLQGDTDGKPTHTQRERGGKRRRRRRQVLRPWLWLLPKVPPENTPGRPGAHQVPRLGLHGVHPVPSLGLQGVHHHSLGLPGAGVASQGHWSSLLLPHLLLC from the coding sequence atggtttccttatgttttcacagaacacacagcagcacccgcgaggctgtccgaccctctggagcggtcctttgtgaagcgccatctgaacagtcgcagccatcccacagcgagagcaggtctgcaccaccacaatctggcgaaccggcagccggtccatcagatgttcccctggccaaggcctctgtcgctccttcctttgggtcttcccgacagcgtcagcgggcctcggacagggcgcccatggccgaatttttacatctgagcaccatatttcagaatggtttcaaggcgctgtgcgataaaatgtgcaatatcgaacggcgccttgaaaacatcgaaacggatctctcgaggccggccaaacatttttttaatgccattcacaacggcatggttgaacatcttacgccggaactccagatttcggtcatgcagggctgcaacaatgtatatgtcagtgctctgcagcaggctcgggtcatgcagtcagcgacaaatatgcccgcagtaccatcgctggctgccatgactccgactcctgctgcagagcaccaccacagagctccgcgtgccaccgccaccgccaccacagaacagagccccaaagttcagagcctgacaggccttcaaggggacacagacgggaagccgacccacacccagagggagagaggaggaaaaagaagaagaagacgacgacaagtactacgaccttggctatggctgctcccaaaagtaccaccagaaaacaccccgggtcgacccggagcacaccaagtacccaggctgggtctacacggagtacacccagtacccagcctgggtctacaaggagtacaccatcacagcctgggtctacccggagccggagtagccagccaaggacactggtcgtccctcctcctccctcacctcctgctttgctag